The proteins below come from a single Parageobacillus toebii NBRC 107807 genomic window:
- the yqeK gene encoding bis(5'-nucleosyl)-tetraphosphatase (symmetrical) YqeK — translation MEREKALTLVKKQLTEHRYQHTIGVMETAIELAEQYGADVKKAELAAIFHDYAKFRPKEEMKQIILEQNMPKDLLSYNSELWHAPVGAYLVRTEVGIEDEDILNAIRYHTSGRANMTLLEKIIYLADYIEPGRIFPGVDEVRDLAKQDLNKALVKSLQNTIQFLLKKNQLIYPDTIHTYNSLMMEIKGECEE, via the coding sequence ATGGAGCGAGAAAAAGCGTTAACTCTTGTTAAAAAACAATTGACAGAACATCGCTATCAACATACAATTGGCGTTATGGAAACGGCAATCGAGCTTGCGGAGCAGTATGGAGCGGATGTGAAAAAAGCGGAATTGGCGGCTATTTTTCATGACTATGCGAAGTTCCGTCCGAAAGAAGAAATGAAACAAATCATTTTAGAGCAAAATATGCCAAAAGACTTGCTTTCTTACAACTCGGAACTTTGGCATGCTCCAGTCGGTGCTTACTTAGTAAGGACGGAAGTTGGAATCGAAGATGAAGATATATTAAACGCGATTCGTTATCATACATCAGGACGAGCAAATATGACATTATTGGAAAAAATTATTTACCTTGCCGATTATATTGAACCTGGACGGATATTCCCAGGAGTAGATGAAGTTCGTGATCTGGCCAAACAAGATCTGAACAAGGCGTTAGTAAAATCGTTACAAAACACCATTCAATTTTTGTTGAAAAAAAATCAGCTCATTTATCCAGACACGATTCACACATATAATTCGTTGATGATGGAAATAAAGGGGGAATGTGAAGAATGA
- a CDS encoding nicotinate-nucleotide adenylyltransferase codes for MRKIGIFGGTFDPPHYGHLLMANEVLHALQLSEIWFMPNRIPPHKQHEQVTKSEDRLRMLELAIADHPRFHIETIELEREGPSYTYDTIRQLLSMHPDHEFYFIIGADMVEYLPHWYKIAELIQLVTFVGVKRPGFSTETSYPIMEVEVPQFAVSSSMIRDRVRKGQTIRYLVPECVRLYIEERKLYGARKSVNSC; via the coding sequence ATGAGAAAAATCGGGATTTTTGGAGGGACATTTGATCCACCGCATTACGGGCATTTATTAATGGCGAATGAAGTGCTGCATGCTCTTCAGTTGTCAGAAATTTGGTTTATGCCGAACCGCATCCCTCCACATAAACAACATGAACAAGTGACAAAAAGTGAAGATCGCTTGCGCATGCTTGAATTAGCGATTGCTGATCATCCGCGCTTTCATATCGAAACGATTGAACTGGAAAGAGAAGGACCGTCGTATACGTATGATACAATTCGTCAACTGCTTTCTATGCACCCAGATCATGAGTTTTATTTTATTATCGGTGCAGATATGGTGGAATATTTGCCACACTGGTATAAAATTGCTGAACTGATCCAGCTAGTAACATTTGTGGGTGTAAAGCGGCCTGGGTTTTCCACTGAAACATCTTATCCGATTATGGAAGTAGAAGTGCCGCAATTTGCGGTATCTTCTTCGATGATTCGTGATCGGGTAAGAAAAGGACAAACAATCCGATATTTAGTGCCGGAATGTGTAAGACTTTATATTGAGGAGAGAAAGCTATATGGAGCGAGAAAAAGCGTTAACTCTTGTTAA
- the yhbY gene encoding ribosome assembly RNA-binding protein YhbY yields the protein MLTGKQKRFLRAKAHHLKPIFQVGKGGVNENMIKQIIDALEARELIKVSVLQNCEEDRHVVAEQLAQGAGAELVQVIGNTIVLYKESKENKQIVLPR from the coding sequence ATGTTAACAGGAAAACAAAAACGTTTTTTGCGGGCGAAAGCCCATCATTTGAAACCAATTTTTCAAGTTGGAAAAGGCGGAGTTAATGAAAATATGATTAAGCAAATTATCGATGCGCTCGAAGCGCGTGAGCTTATTAAAGTGAGCGTGCTGCAAAATTGTGAGGAAGATCGCCATGTTGTCGCCGAGCAACTTGCACAAGGAGCGGGCGCGGAACTTGTACAAGTAATTGGGAATACCATTGTATTGTATAAGGAGTCAAAAGAAAATAAGCAAATTGTGTTACCGCGCTAA
- the aroE gene encoding shikimate dehydrogenase: MEKLYALFGCPVHHSLSPIMHNDAFQNMNIAAHYHAFHVEPERLKDAIAGVRALGISGVNVTIPHKTAVMPLLDEVDPTARRIGAVNTIVNRNGRLIGYNTDGPGYVRALEEEINVDIKERRILLIGAGGAARGIYVSLADRGAKQIDICNRTVSKAKQLIDECNASVSSVVYSLNEAEERLGEYDILINTTSVGMYPNMEEMPLSLANMKEGTIVSDIIYNPLETKWLKEARKRNGIIQNGVGMFVYQGALAFEKWTGIFPDVQRMKKIVIEQLRG, from the coding sequence ATGGAAAAATTATATGCGTTATTTGGTTGTCCTGTTCACCATTCCCTATCGCCAATTATGCATAATGATGCATTTCAAAACATGAACATTGCCGCACACTACCATGCATTTCATGTAGAGCCGGAACGCTTGAAGGATGCTATTGCCGGGGTAAGGGCCCTTGGCATTTCGGGGGTAAATGTAACGATTCCTCATAAAACAGCGGTGATGCCATTGCTCGATGAGGTGGATCCAACAGCGCGCCGCATCGGTGCGGTCAATACGATCGTGAATAGAAATGGACGATTGATCGGCTATAATACAGATGGTCCTGGATATGTTCGGGCGCTAGAGGAAGAAATAAACGTCGATATAAAAGAAAGGCGCATTTTGCTTATTGGAGCTGGTGGAGCAGCAAGAGGCATTTATGTTTCTCTTGCCGATCGCGGTGCAAAACAAATCGATATTTGCAATCGAACGGTATCCAAAGCAAAACAGCTTATTGATGAATGTAATGCTTCTGTTTCATCAGTTGTATACTCGTTAAATGAAGCGGAAGAGCGTTTAGGAGAATATGATATTCTCATTAATACGACGTCTGTTGGAATGTACCCTAATATGGAAGAAATGCCGCTTTCTCTTGCAAATATGAAAGAAGGAACGATCGTTTCTGATATTATTTACAATCCATTAGAGACAAAATGGTTGAAGGAAGCACGAAAAAGAAATGGAATTATCCAAAATGGAGTCGGGATGTTTGTATATCAAGGGGCGTTAGCATTTGAAAAATGGACAGGAATATTCCCGGATGTCCAACGTATGAAAAAAATAGTGATCGAACAGCTTAGGGGGTAA
- the yqeH gene encoding ribosome biogenesis GTPase YqeH has translation MVEQQIRCIGCGALIQSEDETKPGYAPKSVLEKEKEEVICQRCFRLKHYNEVQDVALTDDDFSKILHRIGQSEALVVKIVDIFDFNGSWLPGLHRFVANNPILLVGNKVDLLPKSVKYPKLIHWMKQSASDLGLKPIDICLVSAVKGIGMAKVMEAIEKYRFGKDVYVVGCTNVGKSTFINRIIQEATGKGNVITTSYFPGTTLDMIEIPLDDGAAIYDTPGIINHHQMAHFVDKKDLKIITPKREIHPKVYQLNEQQTLFFGGLARLDYIKGGRRSFVCYFSNELLIHRTKLEKADALYANQLGELLSPPRKHYIDQFPPLEAHTFTIKERKTDIVFSGLGWVTCNEPGAQVVAYAPKGVDILIRKSLI, from the coding sequence ATGGTGGAACAACAAATTCGCTGCATTGGCTGTGGAGCGCTAATTCAATCGGAAGATGAGACAAAACCTGGGTATGCACCAAAAAGCGTTTTAGAAAAAGAAAAAGAAGAAGTCATTTGTCAACGCTGCTTTCGCTTAAAGCACTATAACGAAGTGCAAGATGTAGCACTGACAGATGATGACTTTTCAAAAATTTTACACCGCATCGGACAGTCGGAAGCACTTGTCGTAAAAATTGTTGATATTTTTGATTTCAATGGAAGCTGGCTTCCAGGATTGCATCGGTTTGTTGCGAACAACCCGATTTTGCTCGTTGGCAATAAAGTGGACTTGCTTCCAAAATCGGTGAAATATCCAAAGCTTATTCATTGGATGAAACAATCGGCAAGCGATCTCGGCTTGAAGCCAATTGACATATGTTTAGTGAGCGCTGTCAAAGGAATCGGAATGGCGAAAGTAATGGAGGCGATTGAAAAATATCGGTTTGGGAAAGACGTTTATGTGGTTGGCTGTACGAATGTTGGAAAATCAACGTTTATTAATCGTATTATTCAAGAGGCAACGGGGAAAGGAAATGTAATTACAACATCCTATTTTCCGGGAACGACGTTGGATATGATCGAAATTCCATTAGATGATGGAGCGGCGATTTATGATACGCCGGGAATTATTAATCACCATCAAATGGCGCACTTTGTGGACAAAAAAGATTTAAAAATCATCACTCCAAAGCGAGAAATCCATCCGAAAGTGTATCAGCTGAATGAACAACAAACGTTATTTTTCGGGGGGCTCGCCCGGCTTGATTATATAAAAGGGGGAAGACGGTCTTTTGTATGTTATTTCTCCAATGAGCTGCTCATTCATCGGACGAAGTTAGAAAAAGCGGATGCGTTATATGCCAATCAATTAGGTGAACTTCTTTCTCCTCCGCGCAAACATTATATCGACCAATTCCCGCCATTAGAGGCGCATACATTCACCATAAAAGAAAGAAAGACAGACATTGTATTTTCCGGACTTGGTTGGGTGACATGCAACGAACCAGGAGCGCAAGTGGTTGCGTATGCACCAAAGGGAGTCGACATCTTAATAAGGAAATCATTGATTTAA
- a CDS encoding YqeG family HAD IIIA-type phosphatase: protein MLHYFLPSQFVKRVLDITPSELKEKGIKGIITDLDNTLVEWDRPSATPELMEWFENMKQEGIKVIIVSNNNKKRVQSFAEPLGIPFIFEARKPLTSAFQKALSMMQLRKDEVVVIGDQLLTDVFGGNRLGLNTILVVPVAQTDGLWTRLNRKIERIILNMMRKKGMIYWEE, encoded by the coding sequence ATGCTTCATTATTTTTTGCCAAGCCAGTTTGTCAAACGTGTACTGGATATTACTCCTAGTGAGTTAAAAGAAAAAGGAATTAAAGGAATCATTACAGATTTAGATAATACGCTTGTCGAGTGGGATCGTCCAAGCGCCACTCCGGAGCTAATGGAGTGGTTTGAGAATATGAAGCAAGAGGGCATTAAGGTGATCATCGTATCGAATAATAATAAAAAGCGGGTGCAATCTTTCGCGGAACCGCTTGGCATTCCGTTTATTTTCGAAGCACGGAAGCCGCTGACAAGCGCTTTCCAAAAAGCGTTATCGATGATGCAATTGAGGAAAGATGAAGTTGTTGTCATCGGTGATCAATTGCTAACCGATGTGTTTGGAGGAAACCGGTTAGGATTAAATACCATTTTAGTTGTACCGGTTGCGCAGACAGATGGGCTTTGGACTCGATTGAACCGAAAGATAGAACGGATAATTTTAAATATGATGCGTAAAAAAGGCATGATTTATTGGGAGGAATGA
- a CDS encoding sporulation histidine kinase inhibitor Sda, translating to MKYLSDELLIESYYKAKELKLSPEFIELIEREIRHRSLEHKIKLSS from the coding sequence ATGAAATATCTATCCGACGAGCTATTAATCGAATCATATTATAAAGCAAAAGAATTAAAATTAAGCCCGGAGTTTATTGAATTAATTGAAAGAGAAATTCGCCACCGTTCGTTAGAACATAAAATTAAGCTTTCATCATAA
- a CDS encoding phosphatidylserine decarboxylase: MLKWLYRLMIELTNHSLSSKMIAIFTKSRLSALLIPSYAKIYDINQEEMEKNLKNYETLQQLFIRKLKAGTRPIDQTKNSVISPVDAIIEDIGVIRENSEIVVKGKTYSIAEMLGSGEAAKKYLNGLFIILYLSPSHYHRIHSPISGVVQKQWALGKKSYPVNRLGLKYGKRPLSKNYRMITEVAANGKHIAIVKIGAMFVNSIELTHVSKHLTKGQEIAYFSFGSTVVLLFEKDSVELDERIVVPMGVKVGERIGYLK; encoded by the coding sequence TTGTTAAAATGGTTGTATCGTCTTATGATTGAATTGACGAATCATTCACTTTCATCAAAAATGATCGCAATTTTTACGAAGTCCCGCTTAAGTGCATTACTTATTCCATCGTATGCAAAAATTTATGATATTAATCAGGAAGAAATGGAAAAAAACTTAAAAAATTATGAAACGTTGCAGCAACTATTTATTCGCAAGCTAAAAGCGGGGACAAGACCGATTGATCAAACGAAAAACAGTGTTATTAGCCCTGTTGATGCGATTATTGAAGATATCGGTGTGATCCGTGAAAATAGCGAAATCGTCGTTAAGGGCAAGACATATTCGATTGCAGAAATGCTTGGAAGCGGCGAAGCGGCAAAAAAATATTTAAACGGATTATTCATTATTTTGTATTTAAGCCCAAGCCATTATCATCGCATCCATAGCCCAATATCTGGAGTTGTGCAAAAACAATGGGCTCTTGGAAAAAAATCGTACCCTGTCAACCGCCTTGGCTTAAAATATGGAAAGCGACCGTTATCGAAAAACTATCGCATGATTACAGAAGTAGCTGCAAACGGAAAACATATCGCGATTGTAAAAATAGGTGCGATGTTTGTCAACAGCATTGAGCTTACCCATGTGAGCAAGCATCTTACGAAAGGGCAAGAAATTGCCTATTTTTCTTTTGGATCTACCGTCGTTTTATTGTTTGAAAAAGACAGTGTTGAGCTTGATGAACGAATTGTGGTGCCAATGGGAGTGAAAGTAGGGGAACGGATTGGCTATTTAAAATAA
- the pssA gene encoding CDP-diacylglycerol--serine O-phosphatidyltransferase, producing the protein MFLLDYLDYTLKKLKANMANILTMTNLSLGGFSVLTTLKGQLNVSLLLVFLAALVDRFDGAVARKLNIESELGKQLDSMSDIISFGVAPALLIYQSLLHEFGAPGAFFTILYIGCGAFRLARFNITENSGYFSGLPITAAGVLLTLSYLTIHYFPPQFFIFLMITLSFLMVGTFKLKKI; encoded by the coding sequence ATGTTTTTATTGGATTATTTAGATTACACATTAAAAAAGCTAAAAGCAAATATGGCAAATATTTTAACGATGACCAATTTATCACTAGGTGGTTTTTCCGTCTTAACGACGTTAAAAGGGCAGCTTAATGTCAGTCTGCTTCTCGTTTTTTTAGCAGCCTTAGTCGACCGCTTTGATGGGGCTGTTGCCCGCAAATTAAATATTGAATCAGAACTCGGAAAACAATTGGACTCCATGAGTGATATTATATCATTTGGAGTAGCTCCTGCGTTGTTAATTTATCAAAGCCTGCTGCATGAATTTGGCGCGCCTGGTGCGTTTTTTACGATTTTATACATCGGCTGCGGCGCCTTTCGTCTTGCTCGTTTTAACATTACAGAAAACAGCGGCTATTTTTCGGGACTTCCAATTACAGCTGCGGGAGTACTGCTAACATTAAGCTATTTAACGATTCATTATTTTCCTCCGCAATTTTTCATTTTCCTTATGATTACATTGTCGTTTTTAATGGTTGGAACATTTAAATTGAAAAAAATATAA
- the motA gene encoding flagellar motor stator protein MotA, with translation MDKTSIIGILLGIIAVGVGMYFKGVNPSVLINPAAILIIIVGTIASVTIAFPTREIKKVPKLFGVLFKEQNIPTIEELIPLFVDWANVARREGLLALEAKLDEIDDPFLRNGLSMAIDGQTQDFIRDVMTEEIEAMEERHEANAAIFSQAGTYAPTLGVLGAVIGLISALGNIDNISELGKAISAAFVATLLGIFTGYVLWHPFANKLRRKSKEEAKIRRVMIEGVLSILEGQAPRTIEQKLASYLPETERKKIVEQGEKRNE, from the coding sequence TTGGACAAAACATCCATTATCGGCATTCTTCTTGGTATTATCGCTGTAGGTGTTGGAATGTACTTTAAAGGTGTCAATCCAAGCGTATTAATTAACCCTGCAGCGATTTTAATTATTATCGTTGGAACTATCGCTTCTGTTACCATCGCTTTTCCAACTCGCGAAATTAAAAAAGTGCCAAAACTGTTCGGCGTGCTTTTTAAAGAACAAAACATCCCAACCATCGAAGAATTAATTCCATTGTTCGTCGATTGGGCGAACGTGGCTCGACGGGAAGGATTGCTCGCACTGGAAGCAAAATTAGACGAAATTGATGATCCATTTTTACGAAATGGTTTGAGCATGGCAATTGATGGGCAGACACAAGATTTTATTCGCGATGTAATGACAGAGGAAATTGAAGCGATGGAAGAACGGCATGAAGCGAATGCAGCCATTTTTTCGCAAGCAGGTACATACGCGCCAACACTTGGGGTGCTAGGAGCGGTCATCGGGCTAATTTCGGCATTAGGCAATATCGATAACATTAGCGAGCTCGGCAAAGCAATTAGCGCGGCATTCGTCGCAACACTGCTGGGAATTTTCACTGGGTACGTGTTATGGCATCCATTTGCCAATAAATTAAGAAGAAAATCAAAAGAAGAGGCGAAAATACGGCGAGTCATGATTGAAGGGGTCCTTTCCATTCTAGAAGGACAAGCACCGCGGACAATTGAACAAAAACTTGCTTCCTATCTTCCGGAAACTGAACGCAAGAAAATTGTAGAACAGGGAGAAAAAAGAAATGAGTAA
- the motB gene encoding flagellar motor protein MotB — MSKKKKQKQEEHINESWLIPYSDLLTLLLALFIVLFASSQIDQKKFQQIARSFNTALAGGTGVLDFESPIEPETPPSPSKQEHKQQQKNLNKEDKEELHAVQEKIDTYIAEKHLNGKLQTSLTDEGLAITILNDILFDSGSAEVRPKDRKLAKEISQLLVMNPPRNIIISGHTDNVPIHNAQFASNWELSVMRAINFMKILLENPELDPRWFSAKGYGEFKPVAPNNTPEGRMKNRRVEILILPKTEASRQ, encoded by the coding sequence ATGAGTAAGAAAAAAAAACAAAAACAAGAAGAGCATATTAACGAGTCATGGCTTATTCCGTACTCTGATTTATTAACGTTATTACTCGCTCTTTTTATCGTTTTGTTTGCAAGCAGCCAAATCGATCAAAAAAAATTCCAGCAAATCGCCCGGTCATTTAATACAGCATTGGCTGGCGGAACAGGTGTGCTTGATTTTGAAAGCCCAATCGAACCGGAAACCCCGCCTTCGCCATCAAAACAAGAACATAAACAGCAACAAAAAAATTTAAATAAAGAAGATAAAGAAGAGTTGCATGCCGTACAAGAAAAAATTGATACATATATCGCGGAAAAGCATTTAAATGGGAAATTACAAACTTCTTTAACAGATGAGGGGCTGGCGATTACGATATTAAATGATATTTTATTTGATTCCGGAAGTGCAGAAGTACGACCAAAAGATCGAAAGCTAGCTAAAGAGATTTCCCAACTGCTTGTCATGAATCCGCCGCGAAATATTATTATTAGCGGGCATACCGATAACGTACCGATTCACAATGCGCAATTTGCTTCAAACTGGGAGCTAAGCGTCATGCGTGCTATAAATTTTATGAAAATATTATTGGAAAATCCCGAGCTCGACCCGCGTTGGTTTAGCGCGAAAGGATACGGAGAATTTAAACCAGTAGCGCCCAATAATACTCCTGAAGGGCGGATGAAAAACCGGCGCGTTGAAATCTTAATTTTGCCAAAAACCGAAGCTTCCCGTCAATAA
- the ytvI gene encoding sporulation integral membrane protein YtvI yields MKKFIIIAFVIAIGLFLLPYSLPLVFALATALLLEPAVKNLQNNYRLKRVHAVTTVFSLFLIIVGFAFYFLIVILVQQIMTFSQKLPHFLSEATEVFNKFIQTWESYSSSIPKEIIASLENSVETIQRLLLEFATNSTQSIVHFITLIPGFLIHFLVYLVALFLISLDLPKLKKRLKKYLSERTHQRLAMIVTQLSKAGIGFIKAQFLLSLITFFLALAGLLLLKVDYAVIMALLIVVVDILPILGTGSVLVPWGIISIANGNSGLGIGLIVLFVIITVIRRIIEPKVFSTNLGISPLAALVSVYLGFQLLGFIGLFIGPAFVILVETMVKAGVIKFSIKL; encoded by the coding sequence GTGAAAAAGTTTATTATTATTGCCTTCGTGATTGCAATAGGTTTATTTTTGCTGCCGTATAGCTTGCCGCTTGTCTTTGCATTAGCGACAGCATTATTATTAGAGCCAGCAGTAAAAAATTTGCAGAACAATTACCGGCTGAAACGGGTGCATGCAGTAACGACGGTTTTTTCGTTATTTCTTATTATCGTTGGCTTTGCGTTTTATTTTCTTATTGTCATACTTGTGCAGCAAATTATGACATTTTCGCAAAAACTGCCACATTTTTTGAGTGAAGCGACAGAAGTTTTTAATAAGTTTATTCAAACATGGGAATCGTATTCGAGTTCGATTCCAAAAGAGATTATCGCTTCGTTGGAAAACAGCGTTGAAACGATACAACGTTTGCTTTTGGAATTTGCGACGAATTCGACGCAGTCGATTGTTCATTTTATCACGCTTATTCCCGGCTTTCTTATTCATTTTTTAGTATATTTAGTAGCGCTGTTTTTAATTAGTTTAGATTTGCCAAAGTTAAAAAAGAGGCTCAAAAAATATTTGTCTGAACGTACACATCAGCGGTTAGCGATGATTGTGACGCAATTAAGCAAAGCTGGCATCGGGTTTATTAAAGCGCAATTTTTGTTAAGTCTCATCACTTTTTTCCTTGCATTGGCCGGTTTATTGTTGTTGAAAGTGGATTATGCGGTTATTATGGCACTGCTAATTGTTGTTGTGGATATTTTGCCGATTTTAGGGACTGGCTCGGTGTTAGTGCCATGGGGAATAATAAGTATTGCGAATGGCAATAGCGGCCTAGGGATCGGCCTCATTGTATTATTTGTGATTATTACGGTTATACGTCGTATTATTGAGCCGAAAGTTTTCTCAACCAATTTAGGCATTTCCCCTTTGGCTGCATTAGTGAGCGTTTATTTAGGATTTCAACTGTTAGGTTTTATCGGGCTGTTTATTGGTCCAGCATTTGTGATTTTGGTGGAAACAATGGTAAAAGCAGGAGTGATTAAATTTTCTATTAAGCTTTAG